The following are encoded together in the Chlorocebus sabaeus isolate Y175 chromosome 12, mChlSab1.0.hap1, whole genome shotgun sequence genome:
- the UBAP1 gene encoding ubiquitin-associated protein 1 isoform X3, whose amino-acid sequence MSFSKTHSTATMPPPINPILASLQHNSILTPTRVSSSATKQKVLSPPHIKADFNLADFECEEDPFDNLELKTIDEKEELRNILVGTTGPIMAQLLDNNLPRGGSGSVLQDEEVLASLERATLDFKPLHKPNGFITLPQLGNCEKMSLSSKVSLPPIPAVSNIKSLSFPKLDSDDSNQKTAKLASTFHSTSCLRNGTFQNSLKPSTQSSASELNGHHTLGLSALNLDSGTEMPALTSSQMPSLSVLSVCTDESSPPNTGPTVTPPNFSVSQVPNMPSCPQAYSELQMLSPSERQCVETVVNMGYSYECVLRAMKKKGENIEQILDYLFAHGQLCEKGFDPLLVEEALEMHQCSEEKMMEFLQLMSKFKEMGFELKDIKEVLLLHNNDQDNALEDLMARAGAS is encoded by the exons ATGAGCTTCTCCAAGACTCACAGTACAGCCACAATGCCACCTCCTATTAACCCCATCCTCGCCAGCTTGCAGCACAACAGCATCCTCACACCAACTCGGGTCAGCAGTAGTGCCACGAAACAGAAAGTTCTCAGCCCACCTCACATAAAGGCGGATTTCAATCTTGCTGACTTTGAGTGTGAAGAAGACCCATTTGATAATCTGGAGTTAAAAACTATTGATGAGAAGGAAGAGCTGAGAAATATTCTGGTAGGAACCACTGGACCCATTATGGCTCAGTTATTGGACAATAACTTGCCCAGGGGAGGCTCTGGGTCCGTGTTACAGGATGAGGAGGTCCTGGCATCCTTGGAACGGGCGACCCTAGATTTCAAGCCTCTTCATAAACCCAATGGCTTTATAACCTTACCACAGTTGGGCAACTGTGAAAAGATGtcactgtcttccaaagtgtccCTCCCCCCTATACCTGCAGTAAGCAATATCAAATCCCTGTCTTTCCCCAAACTTGACTCTGATGACAGCAATCAGAAGACAGCCAAGCTGGCGAGCACTTTCCATAGCACATCCTGCCTCCGCAATGGCACGTTCCAGAATTCCCTAAAGCCTTCCACCCAAAGCAGTGCCAGTGAGCTCAATGGGCATCACACTCTTGGGCTTTCAGCTTTGAACTTGGACAGTGGCACAGAGATGCCAGCCCTGACATCCTCCCAGATGCCTTCCCTCTCTGTTTTGTCTGTGTGCACAGACGAATCATCACCTCCAAATACTGGTCCCACG GTCACCCCTCCTAATTTCTCAGTGTCACAAGTGCCCAACATGCCCAGCTGTCCCCAGGCCTATTCTGAACTGCAGATGCTGTCCCCCAGTGAGCGGCAGTGTGTGGAGACGGTGGTCAACATGGGCTACTCGTACGAGTGTGTCCTCAGAGccatgaagaagaaaggagagaatattGAGCAG atTCTTGACTATCTCTTTGCACATGGACAGCTGTGTGAGAAGGGCTTCGACCCTCTTTTAGTGGAAGAGGCTCTGGAAATGCACCAGTGTTCAGAAGAAAAG ATGATGGAGTTTCTTCAGTTAATGAGCAAATTTAAGGAGATGGGCTTTGAGCTGAAAGACATTAAGGAAGTTTTGCTATTACACAACAATGACCAGGACAATGCTTTGGAAGACCTCATGGCTCGGGCAGGAGCCAGCTGA
- the UBAP1 gene encoding ubiquitin-associated protein 1 isoform X2 → MYDFSLEKKTIEWAEEIKKIEEAEREAECKIAEAEAKVNSKSGPEGDSKMSFSKTHSTATMPPPINPILASLQHNSILTPTRVSSSATKQKVLSPPHIKADFNLADFECEEDPFDNLELKTIDEKEELRNILVGTTGPIMAQLLDNNLPRGGSGSVLQDEEVLASLERATLDFKPLHKPNGFITLPQLGNCEKMSLSSKVSLPPIPAVSNIKSLSFPKLDSDDSNQKTAKLASTFHSTSCLRNGTFQNSLKPSTQSSASELNGHHTLGLSALNLDSGTEMPALTSSQMPSLSVLSVCTDESSPPNTGPTVTPPNFSVSQVPNMPSCPQAYSELQMLSPSERQCVETVVNMGYSYECVLRAMKKKGENIEQILDYLFAHGQLCEKGFDPLLVEEALEMHQCSEEKMMEFLQLMSKFKEMGFELKDIKEVLLLHNNDQDNALEDLMARAGAS, encoded by the exons TATGACTTCTCTTTGGAAAAGAAAACCATTGAGTGGGCTGAAGAGATTAAGAAAATCGAAGAAGCCGAGCGGGAAGCAGAGTGCAAAATTGCGGAAGCAGAAGCTAAAGTGAATTCTAAGAGTGGCCCAGAGGGCGATAGCAAAATGAGCTTCTCCAAGACTCACAGTACAGCCACAATGCCACCTCCTATTAACCCCATCCTCGCCAGCTTGCAGCACAACAGCATCCTCACACCAACTCGGGTCAGCAGTAGTGCCACGAAACAGAAAGTTCTCAGCCCACCTCACATAAAGGCGGATTTCAATCTTGCTGACTTTGAGTGTGAAGAAGACCCATTTGATAATCTGGAGTTAAAAACTATTGATGAGAAGGAAGAGCTGAGAAATATTCTGGTAGGAACCACTGGACCCATTATGGCTCAGTTATTGGACAATAACTTGCCCAGGGGAGGCTCTGGGTCCGTGTTACAGGATGAGGAGGTCCTGGCATCCTTGGAACGGGCGACCCTAGATTTCAAGCCTCTTCATAAACCCAATGGCTTTATAACCTTACCACAGTTGGGCAACTGTGAAAAGATGtcactgtcttccaaagtgtccCTCCCCCCTATACCTGCAGTAAGCAATATCAAATCCCTGTCTTTCCCCAAACTTGACTCTGATGACAGCAATCAGAAGACAGCCAAGCTGGCGAGCACTTTCCATAGCACATCCTGCCTCCGCAATGGCACGTTCCAGAATTCCCTAAAGCCTTCCACCCAAAGCAGTGCCAGTGAGCTCAATGGGCATCACACTCTTGGGCTTTCAGCTTTGAACTTGGACAGTGGCACAGAGATGCCAGCCCTGACATCCTCCCAGATGCCTTCCCTCTCTGTTTTGTCTGTGTGCACAGACGAATCATCACCTCCAAATACTGGTCCCACG GTCACCCCTCCTAATTTCTCAGTGTCACAAGTGCCCAACATGCCCAGCTGTCCCCAGGCCTATTCTGAACTGCAGATGCTGTCCCCCAGTGAGCGGCAGTGTGTGGAGACGGTGGTCAACATGGGCTACTCGTACGAGTGTGTCCTCAGAGccatgaagaagaaaggagagaatattGAGCAG atTCTTGACTATCTCTTTGCACATGGACAGCTGTGTGAGAAGGGCTTCGACCCTCTTTTAGTGGAAGAGGCTCTGGAAATGCACCAGTGTTCAGAAGAAAAG ATGATGGAGTTTCTTCAGTTAATGAGCAAATTTAAGGAGATGGGCTTTGAGCTGAAAGACATTAAGGAAGTTTTGCTATTACACAACAATGACCAGGACAATGCTTTGGAAGACCTCATGGCTCGGGCAGGAGCCAGCTGA